The genomic DNA GGTTCCCTGTAAACCAGAACCTCCCCAGACGGAGAACGCCATCTGTAGGCTATTTCTTTGTCATATCCGCGACAATGGTAATAATACTTCACTCCCCCTGCATGTAAAATGGTTGGAGTAAACTTGCTATGGCCAAATGTATCAGGTTCGAAATCAATCATCAGATCATCCTTGTCAAGTCCAAATAATTCTGAAAGATATTGTTTGGTATACAGAATGTGTCTCACAAGGCTTTCAGTATTTGGCATATTTTTATCTGCTTCGACCCATGTTGAAGCTGTTACTTCCCATCTTCCTTCTTTAACACGCTTTTTTATACTTTCAAGCATCTCTGGATGATGCTCTTCAACGATTTTGTATACTGATGCCTGAGATTGTGCAAACGTGAATTCAGGATATTCTTCCATCAAATCCAACACAGTTCTAAAGGTATCCAGTGTAGTTGCCACCGTTTCATGATAACCCCACATCCAATTCATATCGATGTGTGCGTGTCCAACATGAATTATTGTGAAGCTTTTCGCTAATGTCGACATAGGTTCCAATATTCTTTCTGTTTCTTTTGCAATCTCTTCAGTTATGTATCCTCCATTTTCCAGCTTCTTACAAAGTGAATGCACAGCCTCTTTCACTAGTTGTTCATATTCATTTTCCAGTTCCAGAAGTTTGTAGGCAAATTCCAACTCTGATATTATTCTTTCAGCCCAACTATTCTGTTTTTTGAATTTTCTGATGAAAGTGAGGGTTTCCAACAACTTCATAATCTCTACACCTCTCTATTCCTTATTTAAAAATGAATTCAAACCAATTTGTATATCTCCACCGCTCTTGTTGATTATAAAGTGGCTATCATAGAAGATATTGCCAAAAATATTTGCTGCTTTCACTTTCTCGCCTATGTAAATGGCCAATCCCTTCTTTGCAAAATACGAACCTTGAACAATTAACGATCCACCTTTGGCTTCAACAGCAGGAACACCCAAACTATTTGCATCCCATTCAAGAAAATTACACGCCGAGAATACAACCATACCGTCATTTATCGAAGCTATTTTCTGGGTGGGACCCCAAAAACTTGAGTTGCTTATGAAAACATTCCCTGCTTTCACTTCCACTGTGGGGCCCAAACAATCAGAAGCATTGACAAACTCACCGTTCACTATCAGAATACCTGGAGCTTGCGTATCCCTTACTAACAAAGCACTCTGAGAACACCAATCAGCACCTATTCCTACAAAGTTACCATTGCACCCAGAACTTTCAAATTCATAGCCAATCTTTGCTCCCCAAACGAAGGTGTTCAAAACATATTCCCAATCTGACCTTCCAAAAATGAAACCAGTCAGATTTTCACTTATGTACCCTACTGGTCTACCTGGTGAAGCAAAAAAGGTCCAAAAGTTTGGATTGAAATGGACATTTTCTATTCTCCCTATATCCGTGCATCCATCTACTTTCACCCCAATCTTTAAAGGACATCCAAAAACATTCCGAATATAGTGGAGTTCATGAGGCCTTGAAAAATCGATTCCAATGTACGGGTTTATCAGAGTGACATCCTCAACGGAGATATTCTTCACACTTAACGCCTTCTTGGATATAGCTATTGATGGAGGATATGGAACTATATTGAGGGGATCCTGCTCAGGATAAAATATGGTAATACCCCTAATGGAAGACGAGGAGTGTAAATTGAATAGTGGTTCACCATACGAATCTCCCCTGCCACCATATGCAGCAAACACAGTACCTTTCATATCCTCCGTCATTCC from Thermotoga sp. includes the following:
- a CDS encoding glycosyl hydrolase family 28-related protein, which encodes MNLRVIFSLLIVLCGGILFGMATNTFYNVLDFNVVPNDGKDDTKTINDIIKRVYEDGGGIIYFPAGVYTVMGSIEVLPNVTIQGVWQTPHGQEYLGMTEDMKGTVFAAYGGRGDSYGEPLFNLHSSSSIRGITIFYPEQDPLNIVPYPPSIAISKKALSVKNISVEDVTLINPYIGIDFSRPHELHYIRNVFGCPLKIGVKVDGCTDIGRIENVHFNPNFWTFFASPGRPVGYISENLTGFIFGRSDWEYVLNTFVWGAKIGYEFESSGCNGNFVGIGADWCSQSALLVRDTQAPGILIVNGEFVNASDCLGPTVEVKAGNVFISNSSFWGPTQKIASINDGMVVFSACNFLEWDANSLGVPAVEAKGGSLIVQGSYFAKKGLAIYIGEKVKAANIFGNIFYDSHFIINKSGGDIQIGLNSFLNKE